A window of Longimicrobium sp. contains these coding sequences:
- the aroF gene encoding 3-deoxy-7-phosphoheptulonate synthase has product MLVVMRHDATKQDIDTVVATIREMGYEARPMPGKQRTAIGLVGNDGKVNADRLEAQSGVLEIIHVSQPYKQVSREWRDDPTVVTLGNGTRIGAGEVSVMAGPCSVEGEAQIIGIAHRLREQGATILRGGAFKPRTSPYSFQGMAEEGLKLLARAREETGMAIVTEAIDSESLDLVAQYADIVQIGARNMQNFSLLRRAGRAGKPVLLKRGMAATVKDLLLSAEYILAEGNPNVILCERGVRSFDTHTRNLLDLTAIPVVKSLSHLPIIADPSHGTGLRAKVIPMARAAVAAGADGLMIEVHPDPERAMSDGAQSLYPDQFGELMEQIAVIATAIGTRMVPPLAATHGAGAAG; this is encoded by the coding sequence ATGCTGGTCGTCATGAGGCACGACGCGACGAAGCAGGACATCGACACCGTTGTCGCCACGATACGCGAGATGGGCTATGAGGCCCGTCCCATGCCTGGAAAGCAGCGCACCGCCATCGGTCTGGTGGGCAACGACGGCAAGGTGAACGCCGACCGGCTCGAGGCACAGAGCGGCGTGCTGGAGATCATCCACGTCTCTCAGCCGTACAAGCAGGTGTCGCGCGAGTGGAGGGACGACCCCACCGTGGTCACGCTTGGCAACGGCACGCGCATCGGCGCGGGTGAGGTGTCGGTGATGGCGGGTCCCTGCTCGGTAGAGGGCGAGGCGCAGATCATCGGCATCGCGCACCGGCTGCGCGAGCAGGGCGCCACCATCCTTCGCGGCGGCGCCTTCAAGCCCCGCACCTCGCCCTACTCGTTCCAGGGGATGGCCGAGGAGGGCCTGAAGCTGCTGGCCCGTGCCCGCGAAGAAACGGGGATGGCCATCGTCACCGAGGCCATCGACTCCGAGAGCCTGGACCTGGTGGCCCAGTACGCCGACATCGTACAGATCGGCGCGCGCAACATGCAGAACTTTTCGCTGCTGCGCCGCGCCGGGCGGGCGGGCAAGCCGGTGCTGCTGAAGCGCGGGATGGCGGCCACGGTGAAGGACCTGCTGCTTTCGGCCGAGTACATCCTGGCCGAGGGCAACCCCAACGTCATCCTGTGCGAGCGGGGGGTGCGCAGCTTCGACACCCACACCCGCAACCTGCTGGACCTGACGGCCATCCCGGTGGTCAAGTCGCTTTCGCACCTGCCCATCATCGCCGACCCCAGCCACGGCACCGGGCTCCGCGCCAAGGTGATCCCCATGGCGCGCGCCGCCGTCGCCGCCGGTGCCGACGGGCTGATGATCGAGGTGCACCCGGACCCGGAGCGCGCCATGAGCGACGGCGCGCAGTCGCTGTATCCCGACCAGTTCGGTGAGTTGATGGAACAGATCGCCGTGATCGCCACGGCCATCGGCACGCGGATGGTGCCGCCGTTGGCTGCCACGCATGGTGCCGGGGCCGCCGGGTAA
- a CDS encoding DUF4160 domain-containing protein, which translates to MPVIIREGSWRIWIHTDDHGRPHVHVYRRGARAKILLPTAGAPAGVLSRRAMTDRDAVAAVALVEVYAEELMSAWRRIHGLSETD; encoded by the coding sequence ATGCCCGTCATCATCCGCGAAGGGAGCTGGCGCATCTGGATTCACACCGATGACCACGGCCGTCCACACGTGCACGTCTACCGCCGGGGCGCGAGAGCGAAGATTCTCCTGCCAACGGCGGGGGCCCCGGCGGGCGTGCTCAGCCGGCGTGCAATGACCGACCGCGACGCTGTCGCCGCTGTCGCCCTGGTAGAGGTGTATGCGGAGGAACTCATGAGCGCATGGAGAAGGATTCATGGACTTTCCGAGACTGACTGA
- a CDS encoding YbaB/EbfC family nucleoid-associated protein — translation MNNLQQILQMGQQVQARMSQLQTELSSKTVTCSSGGGMVTVTADGKGKLRTIKIDPSVVQPDDVEMLEDLVLAAVNEAQNRANALYEEEMRKAAGSFQLPFPVPGL, via the coding sequence ATGAACAACCTTCAGCAGATCCTCCAGATGGGCCAGCAGGTGCAGGCCCGCATGTCGCAGCTCCAGACCGAGCTGTCGTCGAAGACCGTCACCTGCTCCAGCGGCGGCGGCATGGTGACCGTCACCGCCGATGGAAAGGGAAAGCTGCGCACCATCAAGATCGACCCGTCCGTCGTGCAGCCCGACGACGTGGAGATGCTGGAAGACCTGGTGCTGGCCGCCGTGAACGAGGCGCAGAACCGGGCCAACGCGCTGTACGAGGAGGAGATGCGCAAGGCGGCGGGCAGCTTCCAGCTTCCCTTCCCCGTCCCGGGGCTCTGA
- a CDS encoding YraN family protein, which translates to MVPGPPGNGRPPRPPGGNKTLGDRGEQLAARHLADRGWVILHRNYRLGHREIDLVARRGEVVAFVEVKTRGGMGYGHPLEAITRKKRKEIQTVAAAWIKEFGRPRDVYRFDAVAILLPAGGQPVIEHVEDAWRMY; encoded by the coding sequence ATGGTGCCGGGGCCGCCGGGTAACGGCCGCCCCCCACGCCCGCCCGGCGGCAACAAGACGCTGGGCGACCGGGGGGAACAGCTGGCGGCCCGCCACCTGGCGGACCGGGGGTGGGTGATACTCCACCGCAATTACAGATTAGGACACCGAGAGATAGACCTCGTCGCACGCCGCGGCGAGGTCGTCGCGTTTGTGGAGGTAAAAACGCGTGGGGGAATGGGTTACGGGCACCCGCTGGAAGCCATCACCCGAAAAAAACGCAAAGAAATCCAGACCGTCGCGGCCGCGTGGATCAAGGAGTTCGGCCGGCCCCGCGACGTGTACCGCTTCGACGCCGTCGCCATCCTGCTCCCGGCCGGCGGCCAGCCCGTGATCGAGCACGTGGAGGATGCGTGGCGGATGTACTGA
- a CDS encoding DUF2442 domain-containing protein has product MDFPRLTEAEILAQLPAADDAERIADLTEPRAKSVAYDAASGRIVVELKLGSAFAFPPDLFPELASESPDELAKVYTTASGDGIYWDDLDVGIEVSGILARILGDALLKSFASRGGSSTSERKAAAARANGRKGGRPRKKRPAKEPAAT; this is encoded by the coding sequence ATGGACTTTCCGAGACTGACTGAAGCCGAGATTCTGGCCCAACTTCCGGCGGCGGACGACGCGGAGCGCATCGCCGATCTGACGGAGCCCCGGGCGAAGTCCGTGGCCTACGATGCCGCGAGCGGGCGGATTGTCGTGGAGTTGAAGCTCGGGAGTGCGTTCGCCTTTCCGCCTGATCTCTTCCCAGAACTCGCCAGCGAAAGTCCCGACGAACTCGCCAAGGTCTACACAACGGCTTCCGGCGATGGCATCTACTGGGATGATCTCGACGTAGGGATCGAAGTGTCGGGGATTCTCGCGCGAATCCTGGGCGACGCACTCTTGAAGTCCTTCGCCAGCAGAGGCGGATCCTCCACGAGCGAGCGGAAGGCCGCGGCGGCGCGGGCGAACGGACGCAAGGGCGGCCGGCCGCGGAAGAAGCGGCCCGCAAAGGAGCCGGCCGCGACCTGA
- the dnaX gene encoding DNA polymerase III subunit gamma/tau — protein sequence MSRTALARRYRPRQFSEVATQEHVSETLRSAVQRDRVAHAYLFCGPRGVGKTTLARVLAMALNCPDRTAEGEPCGVCDSCERIWAGRTSLDVVEIDAASNRSVDDARELRERAMYAPSEEDRFKVYIIDEAHMLTREAWNALLKILEEPPARVIFVFATTEPQKIQQLAAPILSRCQRFDFHRISTPDLVARLRTVLGHEGITVGDEVLVPIAQKADGGMRDGLSLLDQVLSFTEGAPTADDVRRILGLVGSEVFLELFAIIADRRPADVFRFVGRLLEQGYDLSEFYRGLADFLRSLLIARLDGGDPEGVPAHLHPALRECASRFAPGDLLRMLAQVAELDADGRFRKSGEQRILIELLLLRFAYLESTVSLEDVLAALGGGGRGDGQSRGNSGGGRPASESPAGRLTEPSASPSPPAATSAPREPTPVAPAEPVSPVVAAAVVAAPDPAQQLVVPPRAETAAPAAPPPTPAPIVDAPVRKIEAPPAMVPRPESFRAPEPPADFGPPSFDDAPPPPEPDDVIVDAPRSREPYAPRDFAPPPPPDERAPAADGDAGDLDGARVRRAWASLLQDGDGVPRGASLFLKPAKLVLTGPRALRVDLPPNAPVVEQLSTPVAKRALEDALARRLGGPVTVSFGVGEAPAQQAGGNRITAESARRDRLQRLTEGEPVLAAAVQAWDLELLD from the coding sequence GTGTCCCGCACCGCACTCGCACGCCGATACCGCCCGCGCCAGTTCAGCGAAGTGGCGACGCAGGAGCACGTTTCCGAGACGCTTCGCTCGGCCGTGCAGCGCGACCGCGTGGCGCACGCCTACCTGTTCTGCGGCCCTCGCGGCGTGGGCAAGACCACGCTGGCGCGCGTGCTGGCCATGGCGCTCAACTGCCCCGACCGCACGGCCGAGGGCGAGCCCTGCGGCGTCTGCGACAGCTGCGAGCGCATCTGGGCCGGGCGCACCTCGCTGGACGTGGTGGAGATCGACGCCGCCTCCAACCGCAGCGTCGACGACGCACGCGAGCTGCGCGAGCGGGCCATGTACGCCCCGTCGGAAGAAGACCGCTTCAAGGTCTACATCATCGACGAGGCGCACATGCTCACCCGCGAGGCATGGAACGCCCTCCTGAAGATCCTGGAGGAGCCGCCCGCCCGGGTGATCTTCGTCTTCGCGACCACCGAGCCGCAGAAGATCCAGCAGCTCGCGGCGCCCATCCTTTCGCGCTGCCAGCGCTTCGACTTCCATCGCATCTCCACCCCCGACCTGGTCGCCCGGCTGCGCACCGTGCTGGGGCACGAAGGCATCACCGTCGGCGACGAGGTGCTGGTGCCCATCGCGCAGAAGGCGGACGGGGGAATGCGCGACGGGCTGTCGCTGCTGGACCAGGTGCTCTCCTTCACCGAGGGCGCGCCCACGGCGGATGACGTGCGGCGCATCCTGGGCCTGGTGGGCTCCGAGGTGTTCCTGGAACTGTTCGCCATCATCGCCGACCGGCGGCCGGCGGACGTGTTCCGCTTCGTCGGCCGTCTGCTGGAGCAGGGGTACGACCTGTCGGAGTTCTATCGCGGCCTGGCGGACTTCCTTCGCTCGCTGCTGATCGCCCGGCTGGACGGCGGCGACCCCGAGGGCGTGCCGGCGCACCTGCACCCCGCCCTGCGCGAGTGTGCGTCGCGCTTCGCGCCCGGCGACCTGCTGCGCATGCTGGCACAGGTGGCGGAGCTCGACGCGGACGGCCGCTTCCGCAAGAGCGGCGAGCAGCGCATCCTCATCGAGCTCCTGCTCCTGCGCTTCGCCTACCTGGAAAGCACGGTAAGCCTCGAAGACGTGCTCGCCGCACTGGGCGGCGGCGGGCGCGGGGACGGGCAATCCCGGGGAAACTCCGGGGGCGGCCGGCCGGCGTCTGAATCGCCCGCCGGCCGCCTGACCGAGCCGTCCGCTTCCCCTTCCCCGCCCGCCGCTACGTCGGCCCCCCGGGAGCCGACGCCCGTAGCCCCGGCCGAACCAGTTTCGCCCGTCGTCGCGGCGGCCGTGGTTGCGGCACCCGATCCGGCGCAGCAGCTGGTGGTGCCGCCGCGAGCCGAAACGGCGGCCCCGGCCGCTCCTCCCCCGACGCCTGCGCCGATCGTCGACGCGCCGGTGCGGAAGATCGAGGCGCCGCCCGCAATGGTCCCGCGGCCGGAGTCGTTCCGCGCGCCCGAGCCGCCCGCGGACTTCGGCCCGCCGTCGTTCGACGACGCGCCCCCGCCGCCGGAGCCGGACGACGTCATAGTCGACGCACCCCGCTCGCGCGAGCCGTATGCGCCGCGCGACTTCGCGCCCCCTCCCCCGCCCGACGAGCGCGCGCCCGCCGCGGACGGCGATGCGGGTGATCTGGATGGCGCGCGGGTGCGGCGGGCGTGGGCCTCGCTGCTGCAGGACGGCGACGGCGTTCCCCGGGGCGCCAGCCTGTTCCTGAAGCCCGCCAAGCTGGTGCTCACCGGCCCCCGCGCCCTTCGCGTGGACCTGCCCCCCAACGCGCCCGTCGTCGAGCAGCTGTCCACCCCCGTCGCCAAACGCGCGTTGGAAGACGCGCTGGCGCGCCGCCTGGGCGGGCCGGTGACCGTTTCGTTCGGCGTGGGCGAGGCGCCGGCGCAGCAGGCGGGCGGCAACCGCATCACCGCCGAAAGCGCCCGTCGCGACCGGCTGCAGCGGCTGACGGAAGGGGAACCGGTCCTGGCGGCTGCGGTACAAGCATGGGACCTGGAACTCCTGGACTGA